One Scleropages formosus chromosome 8, fSclFor1.1, whole genome shotgun sequence DNA window includes the following coding sequences:
- the LOC108941780 gene encoding uncharacterized protein LOC108941780, translated as MAEESVILISDEEEDATANESVLIVEVRDEQRPSTSAATSEVVDEDLSITFSKKAIVMPHARYDCSTNPFSPSEKDTSTPVGNNTAFCEQCFCYVCDKLASECVVWKKPGSCHCNAHKQSAFWKAERDKAILGYLHIFNFEVMEVDTDLRLAEKHLRSFEERLQVEYDIFLKGNQTCLTDIVPCNCYCHTAHPDTSGCKKCKLCHAFVAFYNYSKVYECVSEFLDKAQKETPRTAAVMLLGAAKLFSVHAQPYGYSSQYYTNPNSYVSDAVPMLLMRVADTLRTMIITSDFSTSFSKKLQEFFSSLLISTKCKWLTNSLDVRAWDDPLLVSVLKGQNVKGERHHRGKREVLHEPVVVVEARVQKLKEENKFRELSRYLRAVRSDNKVQLRSMKDHVPFYLCKAGDYFGAMNCFFASSSQTCCVACRLSPAHFVMYMKTLVTGRMPAGSDPILSTQWEAAKDSNLPKKSDVIKCALRIMNWNITVFMDPDCWVTLVEVACSDVMTHDGSLVLKSFQLPDTSFLLWSRTSAAAILHEGTKSAEKQIQIPKTFLLQYPRQALLLLVTQALIDRITYRRMMTFLSVVMAFKENAWALRWLYNGLGPETLHVFMSVLLDDLYSERNTHFTRKFELSDEQYIGDFLCYHIQDPRPMTYGTKRYVFDVLHKNWHERDYLWQYYLRMILQQCSHELEPETHRFLDAIKRRNY; from the exons ATGGCAGAAGAAAGTGTCATTCTGATCAgcgacgaggaggaggacgccACAGCCAACGAGTCTGTTCTCATCGTGGAAGTACGGGATGAGCAGC GTCCATCAACATCAGCTGCTACAAGTGAAGTGGTGGATGAGGACTTGTCAATAACATTCTCCAAGAAGGCCATAGTGATGCCCCATGCCAGATATGACTGTAGCACCAACCCATTTAG TCCATCTGAGAAAGATACTTCCACACCTGTGGGGAACAACACCGCCTTCTGTGAACAGTGTTTCTGCTACGTCTGTGACAAGTTGGCATCGGAG TGTGTGGTATGGAAGAAGCCCGGAAGCTGTCACTGTAATGCCCACAAACAGAGTGCTTTCTGGAAGGCTGAGCGGGATAAAGCAATCCTGGGATAcctgcatatttttaattttgaggtGATGGAAGTGGATACTGATCTGAGACTTGCTG AGAAGCACCTGCGGAGTTTTGAAGAACGGCTGCAGGTGGAATATGACATTTTTCTGAAGGGCAATCAGACATGTCTGACAGACATCGTTCCTTGCAACTGTTATTGCCACACAGCCCATCCGGACACATCTGgctgcaaaaaatgcaaattatgtcATGCATTTGTGGCCTTCTACAA CTATTCTAaagtgtatgaatgtgtgtctgAGTTTCTGGACAAGGCTCAGAAAGAGACACCGAGGACTGCGGCAGTGATGCTACTTGGAGCTGCTaaacttttttctgttcatgCACAGCCTTATGGATACAG CTCACAGTATTACACTAATCCTAATTCCTACGTCTCAGATGCTGTTCCTATGTTGTTAATGAG GGTAGCAGACACACTCAGGACCATGATCATCACCAGTGACTTCTCCACTTCCTTCTCCAAGAAGCTGCAGGAATTTTTCTCCTCGTTGCTGATCTCGACTAAGTGCAAGTGGCTGACAAACAG CCTGGATGTACGAGCATGGGATGATCCTCTGCTAGTGTCCGTGCTCAAAGGACAGAACGTCAAAGGCGAGCGTCACCATCGAGGAAAGCGGGAGGTCCTACACGAGCCTGTGGTCGTGGTGGAGGCACGCGTTCAGAAGCTCAAGGAGGAGAACAA GTTCAGAGAGCTGTCTCGCTACCTCAGAGCTGTGAGAAGTGATAACAAAGTCCA ACTCCGAAGCATGAAAGATCACGTGCCGTTCTACCTGTGCAAGGCTGGGGACTACTTTGGAGCCATGAACTGCTTTTTCGCCTCGTCTTCTCAGACGTGCTGCGTTGCTTGTCGCCTCAGCCCCGCCCACTTTGTCATGTACATGAAGACCCTGGTGACAGGCAGGATGCCGGCGGGCAGTGACCCCATCCTTTCGACACAGTGGGAAGCAGCCAAAG attccAACCTTCCAAAGAAGTCCGATGTCATAAAGTGTGCACTGCGGATTATGAATTGGAACATTACAGTGTTTATGGAC CCTGATTGCTGGGTCACTCTGGTTGAGGTGGCATGTTCTGATGTGATGACCCATGACGGTTCCCTGGTTTTAAAGTCTTTTCAACTACCGGACACGTCATTTCTGTTG TGGTCCAGAACAAGTGCTGCTGCAATTCTTCATGAAGGGACAAAATCAGCAGAAAAGCAAATTCAGATACCCAAAACATTTCTACTT CAGTACCCTCGGCAAgctctcctgctgctggtcACGCAGGCCCTCATCGACAGAATCACCTACAGGCGCATGATGACTTTCCTCAGTGTTGTCATGGCTTTTAAA GAAAATGCGTGGGCTCTTCGTTGGCTGTACAATGGCCTTGGTCCTGAAACGCTGCATGTGTTTATGAGTGTCCTTCTGGATGATCTCTACAGTGAGAGGAATACACACTTCACCAG GAAATTTGAGTTATCGGATGAGCAGTACATCGGGGACTTCCTCTGCTATCACATCCAGGATCCACGTCCCATGACTTATGGAACGAAGCGATATGTTTTCGATGTCCTGCACAAAAACTGGCATGA GCGTGACTACTTGTGGCAGTATTATCTCAGGATGATTCTGCAGCAATGT AGTCACGAACTGGAACCAGAAACCCACAGATTCCTTGATGCAATCAAAAGAAGAAACTATTGA
- the LOC108941779 gene encoding guanine nucleotide exchange protein smcr8a-like, whose product MIGSPDLVAFTKDDGFGEAFVDPWVLPEEFSVPLCTHGGNVTPWSATNLAKFTKDFILISEFSEQVGPQPLLTIPDDPRVIGTFDLNYFSLRIMSVDYQASFVGHLPGCSYPKINFVEDSKVVLGDSKEGAFAYVHHLTLYDLEARGFVRPFCMAYISADERKIMQQFQQLSLQFSKASELLKAGNRKAFATELEKKLKDLEYTMAVLHKEAERHKRNNGCYSTQAIEKANELANAEKSFHEHKDLLKQVKSFPNRKSKGPGFSTDSLDEPSDIADVDHNPIPTEFNLDGETEDGNSSHGLSYTPQLIKAKSAKCFDKRLKTLDELCDVYFFHQTMDQLHAIENIFRGDLSYIYTSQIEQVLLKKQKITNFLFEEVTDWDEEEAVKQICGGTHISESSLPCSILSGEPGIQETFISCEETLHIKIEPETGEEEIPETECRESSPCDTTQENSDESTYTEIKDNLSSGESVEVNEAEGHHTFQEPTVNSESFSSASNTKDLREGTGPMEHSMATDNATSFPNASDEDDGSVETCEDVVHAQVLPTIGQKADVHHRSVHEASPVIQQDTASCGQQEDMTDEAVPQASPRSSTFFFHRDSKQPLDLVPEDRTFSREPDASLLLRDLDLDGSTRKNLDDTSDNISCVSTSTTSEREMSPFPRDSPVTVKQKRRAGQSALKFIRQYPFAQQAIYSLLRGRTLVVLGVDEGTVRKLVNALTIFVPNLGKYGERVHPWLSCSFQLADLHNWKLVGLHRMASPTGSGMLHSLNRYSRYISILDTDNKTLRCPLYRGSVVTHMADHRTQIKRGGTYYMHVQSMLTELTSKAFLYTFCHHLHLPISPTEGLDAVALRRRDFLHHQWGYSEEDCRIVEFLSELIKNAYLQRPDQQTCPPVFCFNFISSLLYKI is encoded by the exons atgATTGGCTCACCTGACTTGGTGGCTTTTACCAAAGATGATGGCTTTGGGGAGGCTTTCGTTGACCCATGGGTGTTGCCAGAGGAGTTCTCGGTGCCTCTCTGTACGCACGGAGGAAACGTGACTCCGTGGTCGGCGACAAACCTTGCTAAATTCACTAAGGACTTCATTCTTATCTCGGAGTTTTCGGAGCAGGTTGGTCCACAGCCTCTCCTTACTATTCCAGATGATCCAAGGGTTATCGGTACCTTCGACCTCAACTATTTCTCTCTTCGAATCATGTCTGTGGACTACCAGGCTTCTTTTGTTGGACATCTTCCAGGCTGCAGCTACCCAAAGATCAATTTTGTGGAGGACTCCAAGGTTGTACTGGGCGATTCCAAAGAAGGTGCATTTGCGTACGTTCATCATCTCACCCTGTATGATTTGGAGGCTCGTGGCTTTGTAAGACCATTCTGCATGGCCTATATTTCGGCCGACGAGAGGAAGATCATGCAGCAGTTTCAACAGCTCTCCTTGCAGTTCTCCAAGGCTTCCGAGCTCCTGAAAGCTGGAAACCGCAAGGCCTTCGCCactgagctggagaagaagctgaaggACCTGGAATACACCATGGCTGTGCTGCACAAGGAGGCAGAGCGGCACAAAAGGAACAACGGTTGCTATTCTACTCAGGCAATTGAAAAGGCCAACGAACTGGCAAACGCTGAGAAATCATTTCATGAGCACAAGGATCTTTTGAAACAGGTGAAGTCTTTTccaaacagaaaaagcaaaggTCCCGGGTTTTCAACAGACAGCTTGGATGAACCTTCTGATATAGCAGATGTGGACCACAATCCCATACCCACAGAATTCAACCTTGATGGTGAGACAGAGGATGGCAACAGCAGCCATGGCCTCTCTTACACCCCTCAGCTCATTAAAGCCAAGTCTGCAAAATGTTTTGATAAGCGCTTGAAGACGCTTGATGAACTCTGTGACGTGTACTTCTTCCATCAGACCATGGACCAGCTACATGCGATTGAGAATATTTTCAGGGGGGACTTAAGCTATATATATACCAGCCAGATTGAGCAGGTGCTgctcaaaaaacagaaaatcaccAACTTCCTCTTTGAAGAGGTTACAGACTGGGATGAAGAGGAAGCAGTTAAGCAAATCTGTGGTGGGACTCACATCTCTGAAAGCAGTCTCCCCTGCTCCATTCTTTCAGGTGAACCAGGGATCCAGGAGACTTTCATTTCCTGTGAGGAAACCTTGCACATTAAAATTGAACCTGAAACTGGTGAGGAAGAGATTCCCGAAACTGAATGCAGAGAGTCAAGCCCCTGTGACACCACCCAGGAAAATTCTGATgaaagtacttacactgaaattaaagaTAATCTAAGTAGTGGGGAGAGTGTTGAAGTAAATGAAGCAGAAGGCCATCATACATTTCAGGAACCCACAGTGAATTCAGAAAGCTTTTCAAGTGCGTCTAACACGAAGGACTTGAGAGAAGGCACAGGACCCATGGAGCACAGTATGGCCACTGACAATGCAACATCCTTTCCAAATGCCAGCGACGAAGATGATGGATCAGTAGAAACCTGTGAAGATGTGGTTCACGCACAGGTATTGCCCACGATCGGTCAAAAAGCGGACGTACATCATAGGAGTGTTCACGAAGCATCACCAGTCATCCAGCAAGACACTGCTTCTTGTGGGCAGCAGGAGGACATGACGGATGAGGCTGTTCCTCAAGCATCACCAAGAAGCTCCACATTCTTCTTCCACCGTGACTCCAAGCAACCTCTTGACCTTGTCCCTGAGGACAGGACTTTCTCTAGAGAGCCAGATGCCAGCCTTCTGCTCAGAGACCTGGACCTTGATGGGTCAACCAGGAAAAACCTGGATGATACTTCAGATAACATCAGCTGCGTGAGCACCTCCACAACCTCCGAAAGGGAGATGTCTCCCTTCCCCCGAGACAGCCCTGTCACCGTGAAGCAAAAGAGAAGAGCAGGCCAGAGCGCCCTTAAGTTCATCAGGCAGTACCCCTTTGCTCAGCAGGCCATCTACAGCCTCCTGAGGGGGAGGACACTCGTGGTCCTGGGTGTCGATGAGGGGACGGTGAGGAAGCTGGTGAATGCCCTCACCATATTTGTGCCCAATCTTGGCAAGTATGGTGAGCGAGTGCACCCTTGGCTCTCCTGTTCTTTCCAGCTAGCCGACCTGCATAACTGGAAGCTTGTTGGCCTCCACAG GATGGCGTCACCTACTGGTTCCGGCATGCTCCACTCCCTGAACCGCTACAGCCGCTACATCAGTATCCTGGACACAGATAACAAGACGCTGAGATGTCCGCTTTACCGCGGGTCTGTAGTTACCCACATGGCGGACCACCGGACTCAGATCAAGCGAGGGGGTACCTACTACATGCATGTGCAGAGCATGCTCACAGAGCTGACCTCCAAGGCCTTCCTGTACACCTTCTGCCACCATCTGCACCTGCCCATCAGTCCCACAGAAGGCCTCGATGCTGTGGCTTTGCGTCGGAGAGACTTTCTGCACCACCAGTGGGGATACAGCGAGGAGGACTGCAGGATAGTGGAGTTCCTCTCAGAACTAATTAAAAACGCTTACCTTCAGCGGCCCGACCAGCAGACCTGCCCACCTGTGTTCTGCTTCAATTTTATTTCCAGCCTCCTGTACAAGATCTAG
- the shmt1 gene encoding serine hydroxymethyltransferase, cytosolic, with amino-acid sequence MASGDGGKLGAETWESHGRMMLEPLATSDAEVYDIIRKEKRRQTYGLELIASENFASRAVLEALGSCMNNKYSEGYPGQRYYGGTEFVDELERLCQKRALDVYGLDPDKWGVNVQPYSGSPANFAVYTAIVEPHGRIMGLDLPDGGHLTHGFMTDKKKISATSIFFESMPYKVNPVTGYIDYDRLEENARLFHPKLIIAGTSCYSRNLDYSRLRKIADDNGAYLLADMAHISGLIAAGVVPSPFEYCDVVSTTTHKTLRGCRAGIIFYRKGVRSVDPKTGKETLYNLESPINQAVFPGLQGGPHNHAIAGVAVALKQALTPEFKTYQVQVLANCRALAGALVEKGYKVVTGGSDNHLILVDLRPNGTDGGRAEKVLEACAIACNKNTCPGDKSALRPSGLRLGSPALTSRGLLEDDFRKVADFIHRGIQLTLEIQKNMDPKATLKEFKDVLAQSEKYRTKTKEIREEVEAFAGRFLMPGLPEL; translated from the exons ATGGCGTCCGGCGATGGCGGGAAGCTCGGTGCCGAAACCTGGGAGTCCCACGGCCGCATGATGCTGGAGCCCCTGGCGACGAGCGACGCTGAG GTGTATGACATCAtcaggaaggagaagaggaggcaGACGTACGGCCTGGAGCTCATCGCCTCGGAGAACTTTGCGAGCCGCGCTGTTCTGGAGGCCCTGGGCTCCTGCATGAACAACAAGTACTCGGAGGGCTACCCCGGGCAAAG GTACTATGGTGGCACGGAGTTTGTGGACGAGCTGGAGCGGCTGTGTCAGAAGAGGGCGCTGGATGTGTACGGCCTGGACCCCGACAAGTGGGGGGTGAACGTACAGCCCTACTCCG GCTCTCCTGCGAACTTTGCGGTTTACACCGCCATCGTGGAACCTCATGGAAGGATCATGGGTCTCGACCTGCCCGACGGTGGTCACCTGACCCATGGGTTCATGACGGACAAGAAGAAGATATCTGCAACATCCATCTTTTTTGAGTCGATGCCATATAAG GTCAATCCTGTGACCGGCTACATAGACTATGACCGTCTCGAGGAGAACGCACGGCTCTTTCACCCGAAACTCATCATCGCTG GTACCAGCTGCTACTCTCGTAACCTCGACTATTCCCGGCTGAGGAAGATCGCCGACGACAACGGGGCGTACCTCCTGGCTGACATGGCCCACATCAGCGGCCTGATTGCCGCGGGAGTCGTTCCGTCCCCCTTCGAGTACTGCGATGTCGTCTCCACCACCACGCACAAGACTCTGAGAGGGTGCCGGGCCGGGATCATCTTCTACCGCAAGG GGGTCCGCAGCGTCGACCCCAAGACCGGCAAGGAGACCCTGTACAATCTGGAAAGCCCGATCAACCAGGCAGTCTTCCCTGGGTTGCAGGGAGGGCCACACAACCATGCCATCGCAG GAGTAGCTGTGGCCCTTAAGCAGGCGCTGACGCCCGAGTTCAAGACCTACCAGGTTCAGGTGCTGGCAAACTGCAGAGCTCTGGCTGGTGCTTTGGTGGAGAAGGGTTACAAGGTGGTCACAG GCGGCTCCGACAATCACCTCATACTGGTGGATTTGCGCCCTAACGGCACTGATGGTGGCAGGGCAGAGAAAGTTCTGGAGGCATGCGCCATTGCCTGCAACAAGAACACATGTCCAG GTGATAAAAGTGCCCTACGTCCCAGTGGTCTGAGGCTTGGTTCTCCTGCCCTCACATCCAGGGGACTCTTAGAAGATGACTTCCGCAAAGTGGCAGACTTCATCCACAGAG GTATACAGCTGACTCTGGAGATCCAGAAGAACATGGACCCAAAGGCAACACTGAAGgagttcaaagatgtgttggCGCAGAGCGAGAAATACCGAACGAAGACCAAAGAAATCAGGGAGGAAGTGGAGGCTTTTGCCGGAAGATTTCTTATGCCTGGCCTCCCAGAGCTGTAA
- the top3a gene encoding DNA topoisomerase 3-alpha, whose product MICHMKWLLPRFGIRLTAQSRFCGHGSSEMIRRTEIKRVLCVAEKNDAAKGIAEIMSNGRARKREGYSVYNKIYEYEYHLFGQNVTVSMTSVSGHLLGLEFKAPFQKWHSCNPVLLFDAEVEKYCPENSVPIKRTLESEARQSQALIIWTDCDREGENIGFEVIDVCKAVKSNIQVFRARFSEITPNSVQRACETLGEPNIHISDAVDVRQELDLRIGAAFTRFQTLRLQKIFPSSLANQLISYGSCQFPTLGFVVERFKAIQAFIPETFFKIQVTHETEDEKVEFSWKRHRLFNHTACLVLYQMCMEDPIATVVSVTSKPKSKWRPLPLDTVELEKLASRKLKINAKETMRIAEKLYTQGYISYPRTETNMFPQGLNLTSLVEQQTQDPEWGAFAQGILDRGGPTPRNGNKSDQAHPPIHPTKYTNSLQGNERRLYEFVVRHFLACCSQDAQGQETTVDIEIVREKFCAHGLMIIARNYLEVYPYEKWYGKVIPVYEQGSQFQPTSMMMVEGETSPPQLLTEADLIALMEKHGIGTDATHAEHIETIKTRLYVGLTPDQRFLPGELGMGLVEGYNSMGYEMSKPDLRAELEADLKLVCEGRKNKAEALGHHVQKYKAVFTESVRKAKKLDEALSVYLGEAQEYTGPEHQDVEMALPVRKCPQCGRDMVLKKKSDGTGKFLSCTGYPSCKTAVWFPDMVLEVSRDESICPTCQPHPVHMLKFKFKKGSLPPMMPLEFVGCIGGCDEMLREVLNLKYLRAGGGGGVSSVTQTNNHSVGALLTSSGAHPASTPAPASRKPAATPTARWTLPPATTESSDVIVCNCGQEAVLLTVRKDGPNKGRQFYKCSTGSCGFFLWVEQSNEQDGANLNFTPPRPSVGFGSAGSGQGATVCGCSEPAVERTVAKEGSNKGRIFLTCRKPREKQCGFFQWLDSPQVSAPNSGRGGTAEAPRATGAGRGSRARRGREAGDETSSMPLVPKRPRACGVCRQPGHTRNNCPLNC is encoded by the exons ATGATCTGTCACATGAAGTGGTTGTTACCACGATTTGGCATAAGACTGACAGCTCAGAGCAGGTTTTGTGGACACGGTTCAAGTGAAATGATCCGCAGGACCGAGATTAAAAGGGTCCTTTGTGTTGCGGAGAAGAACGATGCTGCCAAAGGTATTGCAGAAATTATGTCAAATGGGAGAGCAAGGAAG AGAGAAGGGTATTCAGTGTACAATAAgatatatgaatatgaatatcaCCTCTTTGGACAG AATGTCACTGTTTCCATGACTTCCGTCTCTGGGCATCTTTTGGGGCTGGAATTTAAAGCGCCTTTCCAGAAGTG gCACAGCTGTAATCCAGTGTTGCTGTTCGATGCAGAGGTGGAGAAATACTGCCCTGAGAACTCTGTTCCGATCAAG AGGACTCTGGAAAGCGAGGCCCGTCAGTCCCAGGCGTTGATCATCTGGACCGACTGTGACCGGGAGGGAGAGAACATCGGCTTTGAGGTCATTGACGTGTGTAAAGCAG TCAAGAGCAACATCCAGGTGTTTCGAGCCCGATTCTCCGAGATCACCCCGAACTCTGTCCAGAGGGCTTGTGAAACCCTGGGGGAGCCCAATATCCACATCAGCGACGCCGTGGATGTCCGGCAGGAGCTGGACCTTCGCATCG GAGCGGCATTCACCCGGTTCCAGACTCTGCGCCTGCAGAAGATCTTCCCCAGCTCCCTAGCCAATCAGCTCATCAGTTATGGCAGCTGTCAGTTTCCCACGCTGGGCTTCGTGGTGGAGCGCTTCAAAGCGATCCAGGCCTTCATCCCTGAGACCTTCTTCAAAATACAAG TGACTCATGAAACCGAGGACGAGAAGGTTGAATTTAGCTGGAAGCGGCACAGGCTCTTCAACCACACGGCGTGTCTGGTGCTCTATCAGATGTGCATGGAG GATCCCATAGCCACAGTTGTCAGTGTCACAAGTAAACCCAAAAGCAAATGGCGGCCTTTGCCTCTCGACACTGTG gaaCTGGAGAAACTAGCTTCCCGTAAACTGAAGATTAACGCCAAAGAGACGATGAGAATAGCCGAAAAACTGTACACTCAGGG GTACATCAGCTACCCACGCACCGAGACCAACATGTTCCCCCAGGGCTTGAACCTTACCTCGCTGGTGGAGCAGCAGACGCAGGACCCCGAGTGGGGTGCCTTTGCCCAGGGCATCCTGGACCGCGGCGGTCCCACTCCGCGCAACGGCAACAAGTCGGACCAGGCGCACCCCCCGATCCACCCcaccaaatacacaaacagtcTGCAG GGTAATGAGCGGCGGTTGTACGAGTTCGTTGTGCGCCACTTCCTGGCCTGCTGCTCTCAGGATGCCCAGGGCCAGGAGACCACCGTTGACATAGAAATTGTGCGGGAGAAGTTCTGCGCTCATGGGCTGATGATCATTGCCAGGAACTACCTGGAGGTGTATCCCTACGAGAAGTGGTATGGCAAG GTCATCCCTGTGTACGAGCAGGGCTCCCAGTTTCAGCCCACTTCCATGATGATGGTGGAAGGAGAAACGAGTCCTccacagctgctgacagaggCCGATCTCATTGCGCTTATGGAGAAACACGGCATCG GCACTGATGCGACCCATGCCGAACACATTGAGACAATCAAGACCCGCCTGTATGTGGGATTGACGCCTGACCAAAGGTTCCTCCCGGGAGAACTCGGCATGGGCCTCGTGGAGG GATACAACTCGATGGGTTATGAGATGTCCAAACCGGACCTGAGGGCTGAACTGGAGGCCGACCTCAAGCTCGTCTGCGAAGGCAGGAAGAACAAAGCCGAGGCTCTTGGGCATCACGTGCAGAAGTACAAGGCTGTTTTCACAGAGTCCGTGAGGAAGGCCAAGAA GCTGGACGAGGCACTATCCGTCTACTTGGGGGAGGCCCAGGAATACACGGGACCCGAGCACCAAGATGTGGAGATGGCCCTCCCCGTACGCAAGTGCCCCCAGTGCGGCCGCGACATGGTGCTCAAGAAGAAGAGCGACGGTACAGG GAAGTTCCTGAGCTGTACAGGATACCCCAGCTGTAAGACAGCCGTGTGGTTCCCTGATATGGTTCTGGAGGTCAGCCGAGACGAAAGCATCTGCCCTACCTGCCAGCCGCATCCGGTTCACAT GTTGAAGTTCAAGTTCAAGAAAGGCAGCCTGCCTCCCATGATGCCGCTGGAGTTTGTGGGTTGCATTGGTGGCTGTGACGAGATGCTCAGGGAGGTGCTGAACCTGAAGTACCTCAGAGCAGGTGGCGGTGGTGGTGTCAGTTCAGTCACGCAGACTAACAACCACTCGGTGGGCGCTCTGCTGACATCGTCGGGAGCACATCCAGCATCCACGCCCGCTCCTGCATCCCGGAAACCTGCAGCCACACCCACAGCCAGGTGGACATTGCCCCCGGCGACGACAGAGAGCAGCGATGTCATTGTGTGTAACTGCGGGCAGGAGGCCGTTCTGCTCACAGTGCGCAAGGACGGGCCGAACAAGGGCCGCCAGTTCTATAAGTGCAGCACAGGGAGCTGCGGGTTCTTCCTGTGGGTGGAGCAGTCGAACGAGCAGGATGGGGCTAACCTGAACTTCACACCGCCAAGGCCATCTGTTGGCTTTGGCTCGGCAGGGAGCGGACAGGGAGCCACCGTGTGTGGCTGCAGCGAGCCGGCAGTGGAACGCACTGTGGCGAAGGAGGGGTCCAACAAAGGGAGGATATTCCTCACTTGCAGGAAACCGCGCGAGAAGCAGTGCGGCTTCTTCCAGTGGCTCGATAGTCCTCAAG TTTCAGCACCGAACAGCGGCAGAGGAGGCACTGCAGAGGCACCGCGGGCAACTGGCGCAGGGCGAGGCAGCAGAGCGCGACGTGGCAGGGAAGCAGGCGATGAGACCTCCAGCATGCCCCTGGTACCCAAGAGGCCGCGCGCCTGTGGAGTGTGTCGGCAGCCTGGCCACACAAGGAACAACTGCCCCCTAAACTGCTAG